A single window of Desulfovibrio sp. G11 DNA harbors:
- a CDS encoding pesticin C-terminus-like muramidase yields the protein MPIETARIRAFLATVEGKQQTQGYIPCDLVGGGTANYRGGPNPERYRPMGVSGVTVATGVDLGQTDAATLVRIGVSSATVNSLRPYLGQREAAAVAVLHRLPLFVSQAVADELDAAMHRHHIGIAQARYDRDAGTGIFAQLPWQAQAAIMSIIYQRGPGSIPKFKNTWAAFVRQDWADAARRLCNGDLWAGYQSRRAAEGRLLRTIGG from the coding sequence ATGCCTATTGAAACCGCCCGCATCCGCGCCTTTTTGGCAACGGTCGAGGGCAAACAGCAAACGCAGGGGTACATACCGTGCGACCTTGTAGGCGGGGGAACCGCCAACTACAGGGGCGGCCCCAACCCGGAGCGATACAGGCCCATGGGCGTCAGCGGCGTAACCGTGGCCACGGGTGTTGATTTGGGGCAGACCGACGCCGCAACGCTTGTCCGTATCGGCGTCAGTTCCGCCACGGTCAACAGCCTGCGCCCCTACCTCGGTCAGCGCGAGGCTGCTGCTGTGGCCGTGCTGCACCGTTTACCGCTCTTTGTCAGCCAGGCCGTGGCCGATGAGCTGGATGCAGCCATGCACCGCCATCACATTGGCATTGCCCAGGCCCGCTATGACCGCGATGCCGGAACCGGAATTTTCGCGCAGCTGCCGTGGCAAGCCCAGGCGGCTATTATGAGCATCATCTATCAGCGCGGGCCGGGCAGCATACCCAAGTTCAAAAACACCTGGGCGGCATTTGTGCGGCAGGATTGGGCGGACGCCGCCCGCCGTTTGTGTAATGGCGACTTGTGGGCGGGTTACCAGAGCCGCCGCGCTGCCGAAGGGCGGCTGCTGCGTACCATTGGAGGCTAG
- a CDS encoding DUF4406 domain-containing protein, producing the protein MPKTIYISGPMSGLPECNYPAFHAAAAELRALGYHVENPAENPEPPCKSWEGYMRLALAQLVRCDVNVRLPGWQKSRGAVVESSISRMLNIAVCDYERFVEHGEMEAI; encoded by the coding sequence ATGCCTAAAACAATCTACATATCCGGCCCCATGTCAGGCTTGCCTGAATGTAACTATCCTGCCTTTCACGCTGCCGCCGCCGAACTCCGGGCGCTGGGCTATCACGTAGAAAACCCGGCTGAAAATCCAGAGCCGCCATGCAAAAGCTGGGAGGGCTATATGCGCCTTGCCCTTGCCCAGCTTGTGAGGTGCGACGTCAATGTACGGCTGCCGGGCTGGCAAAAATCCAGAGGCGCGGTTGTTGAAAGTTCAATCTCTCGCATGCTTAACATTGCCGTTTGCGATTATGAACGTTTTGTTGAGCATGGGGAAATGGAGGCTATCTAA
- a CDS encoding host-nuclease inhibitor Gam family protein, whose product MARLKPTPIVIADKREATVAVAEIAALDRQMAAIECDMQAEIDAAKARARQRANSIAARRAELANGVAVWAKLYKAELFRSAKTLDLGHGKIGFRASTAITQERGVTVEMSLARCHELGLTDGIRLKEELNKERMLAWPDERLSLVGCKRQQRDTFFIDIPQESIPTDDETVAQAV is encoded by the coding sequence ATGGCACGCCTCAAACCTACTCCTATTGTTATTGCCGACAAACGCGAGGCCACAGTGGCTGTGGCCGAAATAGCCGCCCTTGATCGCCAGATGGCGGCCATAGAATGCGACATGCAGGCGGAAATAGACGCAGCCAAAGCCCGTGCGCGCCAACGCGCGAACAGTATTGCCGCTCGCCGCGCAGAGCTTGCAAATGGCGTGGCCGTATGGGCAAAGCTGTATAAAGCAGAGCTGTTTCGCTCGGCTAAAACCCTTGACTTGGGACATGGCAAAATAGGCTTCCGTGCATCCACGGCCATCACCCAAGAGCGCGGAGTGACTGTGGAAATGTCCTTGGCCCGCTGCCATGAGCTTGGGCTGACTGACGGCATTCGTCTGAAAGAAGAGTTGAATAAAGAACGTATGCTGGCTTGGCCTGACGAGCGTTTGTCTTTGGTGGGGTGCAAGCGCCAACAGAGAGACACCTTTTTTATTGACATCCCCCAGGAATCCATTCCGACGGATGATGAAACTGTCGCGCAGGCAGTCTAA
- a CDS encoding MarR family transcriptional regulator, with translation MAVLSERVMHHLAEHGACYTRQLAAALGVTSDGVCTVCRCLRSYGLIHTTEDNMHGLTAAGQQWTQVGGFLPCQRAGRAATSEGRTLRQKAWNVLRMANMATVADLLRTVCDGSERGAEDNLKNYCRALWRAGMLGKTARTGAYFLRPDANTGPKAPSYNRVEKTVTDRNTGKTVYIGGSHV, from the coding sequence ATGGCTGTTTTGTCCGAGCGTGTGATGCATCACCTTGCCGAGCACGGCGCATGCTACACGCGGCAACTGGCCGCAGCCCTCGGGGTAACCAGCGACGGAGTGTGTACCGTGTGCCGCTGCCTGCGCAGCTATGGCCTTATCCACACCACAGAAGACAACATGCACGGCCTGACGGCAGCCGGGCAGCAATGGACGCAGGTAGGCGGCTTTCTGCCATGCCAGCGGGCTGGCCGTGCCGCCACCAGCGAAGGCCGCACCCTGCGCCAGAAGGCGTGGAACGTGCTGCGCATGGCAAACATGGCAACCGTGGCTGATCTGCTGCGCACTGTATGCGATGGCTCCGAGCGCGGCGCAGAGGACAATCTTAAGAACTACTGCCGCGCACTCTGGCGCGCGGGCATGCTTGGCAAGACGGCCCGCACGGGAGCGTATTTTCTGCGGCCAGACGCCAATACCGGCCCCAAGGCCCCCTCGTATAACCGTGTGGAAAAGACCGTCACAGACCGTAACACGGGCAAAACCGTGTATATCGGGGGCAGTCATGTCTGA
- a CDS encoding AAA family ATPase codes for MRQGFVKTENYARFTAGVKAVEARGAAEAGMMLVHGQPGLGKSHIVYRWAEEAGAVYLRANVDWTPKYFLVELAKALNVDSRGTAQQLFERCLRVLIERQSPIIIDESEFTLRDSASVLEKIRDFSDRAEVTVVLIGMEQIQRNISRHKQISSRIAQVVEFGPCTAADVALACAKLCEYELTPALAGEVLRLSAGRMREVLNVLARIEQLAKANGLTGKLDVAHFAGVELAHDWQSRTAKTVRKAVA; via the coding sequence ATGCGTCAAGGATTTGTAAAAACCGAAAACTACGCCCGGTTTACGGCTGGGGTCAAAGCCGTGGAAGCGCGCGGCGCTGCCGAGGCTGGCATGATGCTTGTTCACGGCCAACCGGGCTTGGGCAAGTCGCACATTGTTTACCGTTGGGCCGAGGAAGCCGGAGCCGTGTATCTGCGCGCTAACGTGGATTGGACGCCAAAATACTTTCTTGTGGAGCTTGCCAAGGCGCTCAACGTGGATTCGCGCGGCACGGCCCAGCAACTGTTTGAGCGTTGCCTGCGGGTGCTGATTGAGCGTCAGTCTCCAATCATCATTGATGAGAGCGAGTTCACCTTGCGGGATTCCGCCAGCGTACTGGAGAAAATCCGCGACTTCTCCGACCGCGCCGAGGTCACCGTGGTGCTGATCGGTATGGAACAGATACAGCGCAATATCAGCCGTCACAAGCAAATATCCTCGCGTATTGCCCAGGTGGTTGAGTTCGGTCCCTGCACTGCTGCGGACGTGGCCTTGGCTTGCGCCAAGCTCTGCGAATACGAGTTGACCCCGGCACTGGCGGGTGAAGTGTTGCGGCTGTCTGCCGGGCGCATGCGTGAAGTGCTCAACGTGCTGGCCCGTATAGAGCAGCTTGCCAAGGCCAACGGCCTCACCGGCAAGCTTGACGTGGCCCACTTCGCGGGAGTGGAACTGGCGCATGACTGGCAGAGCCGCACGGCCAAAACTGTGCGCAAGGCGGTTGCGTAG
- a CDS encoding Mor transcription activator family protein — MPTAAEYFDAMRAMQAACTTSLKTLDFALLPPSAQELARVIGLSAALTMVDYYGGLTLRIPHGETEQGRTMLADIAKHIGEPAAKALAQKYAATDVYIPNCKPAMQRARDAALLADRKNLAMDGLSERQIVTCLAIRYRLTERTIWRTLKRPAPPVPALPQQQASLLT, encoded by the coding sequence ATGCCCACCGCAGCAGAATACTTTGACGCCATGCGGGCTATGCAGGCTGCATGCACCACCAGTCTTAAAACGCTGGACTTTGCCTTGCTGCCGCCGTCCGCGCAAGAGCTTGCCCGCGTTATCGGCCTGTCTGCCGCGCTCACGATGGTAGACTACTACGGTGGTTTGACCCTACGCATCCCGCACGGTGAAACCGAGCAGGGCCGCACGATGTTGGCAGACATTGCCAAACACATCGGGGAGCCGGCCGCCAAAGCGCTGGCGCAAAAATATGCAGCTACAGATGTGTATATTCCCAATTGTAAACCGGCAATGCAGCGGGCGCGTGATGCAGCTCTGCTCGCAGACCGCAAAAACTTGGCAATGGACGGATTGTCCGAGCGGCAAATTGTCACGTGCCTGGCCATCCGTTACCGGCTTACAGAGCGCACAATCTGGCGAACTCTCAAGCGCCCAGCCCCCCCGGTTCCTGCACTGCCCCAGCAGCAGGCAAGCTTACTGACCTGA
- a CDS encoding Mu transposase C-terminal domain-containing protein: MSRSRRTGGKLWIISSMPPATRDAIASAMLREARAAAASAPNSNAPVIVGGTVGTVSTPAGSPEWTRASDRERTVATARLAFVREIERLSGIVGKEKAVQHLVSASRLGSLAPVLQELISTATACKRGGTLSRRSLYRWASDYAEGGEAALLPAFRKSEPLPDWFEAFLEYYQKPQHPTVALAYDEFARALKKRGETPPSIYAVRRALNKMSAPAREAGRATGNALLKLRPYQRRDTSELWPGDVYTADGTTFDAEVLHPDHGQPFKPEITAIIDVATRRCVGISIALSESKLTVLDALRMACLWAGIPAMFYSDSGPGYYNKLLLDDRTGMFQRLGISPCNAIPGRPQGKGLMERAVKTLWVRAAQGLASYTGALMDTDAAHRNFKASRAALKNGKRAILPTWDECKKHILARVEEYNATPHRGLPRYRDAEGRMVHYSPNEFWATFEQRGFEPVLVPHGMGAELFMPGERRKCRNCWIQMFNGFYYAPELEDYHGQYVEARYDIWDSSRISCWTLDGRQICEATLEGNTSPYFAESRVQDARDKRAKAQVKRIDAKLQRVAPGAEIILPDVLRPALADSTQPTVIDMSAACEAVAAPEMIEADAPTAQAARPLFANTFDRYRWLMRNPAQQTTADIEFLTNYRKGEEYADMRDLLDVEGIA, encoded by the coding sequence ATGTCCCGGTCCAGGCGTACAGGTGGCAAGCTCTGGATAATCTCCAGCATGCCCCCGGCCACGCGCGATGCAATTGCCTCTGCCATGCTGCGCGAAGCCCGCGCGGCAGCCGCCAGCGCGCCTAATTCTAACGCTCCCGTCATCGTTGGCGGCACGGTTGGCACAGTGTCAACCCCGGCCGGGTCGCCGGAATGGACCCGCGCCTCTGATCGTGAGCGCACCGTAGCCACGGCCCGGCTTGCGTTTGTGCGCGAGATTGAGCGCCTGTCCGGCATTGTGGGCAAAGAAAAGGCAGTGCAGCACCTTGTGTCAGCCTCGCGCCTTGGCAGCCTTGCCCCGGTGCTGCAAGAGCTTATCAGCACGGCCACAGCCTGCAAGCGCGGCGGCACGCTGTCGCGCCGCAGCCTGTACCGCTGGGCGTCTGATTACGCCGAGGGCGGCGAAGCTGCGCTGTTGCCCGCCTTTCGCAAGTCCGAGCCGTTGCCGGATTGGTTTGAAGCATTCCTCGAGTACTACCAGAAGCCACAGCATCCCACCGTTGCCCTCGCTTATGACGAATTTGCCCGCGCCCTGAAAAAGCGTGGAGAAACGCCGCCCTCCATATATGCCGTGCGCCGCGCTCTCAATAAGATGAGCGCCCCGGCCCGTGAAGCTGGCCGCGCCACTGGCAACGCTCTTTTGAAGCTGCGGCCCTACCAGCGCCGCGACACGTCTGAACTGTGGCCCGGCGATGTGTACACGGCGGACGGCACCACGTTTGACGCCGAGGTGCTCCACCCTGACCACGGGCAGCCCTTCAAACCCGAGATTACGGCCATCATCGACGTGGCAACCCGCCGTTGCGTGGGCATCAGTATTGCGCTGTCTGAAAGCAAGCTGACCGTGCTTGACGCCCTGCGCATGGCCTGCCTGTGGGCGGGCATACCAGCTATGTTTTATAGCGACTCCGGCCCCGGCTATTATAACAAGCTACTGCTTGATGACCGCACTGGCATGTTTCAACGCCTTGGCATCTCGCCTTGCAATGCCATTCCGGGCCGCCCGCAGGGTAAGGGTCTCATGGAGCGCGCCGTCAAAACACTGTGGGTACGCGCCGCGCAGGGGCTTGCCAGCTACACCGGGGCGCTTATGGACACGGACGCCGCCCACCGCAATTTCAAGGCCAGCCGCGCCGCCCTCAAAAACGGTAAACGCGCCATCCTGCCCACTTGGGACGAATGCAAAAAGCACATCCTCGCCCGTGTGGAGGAATATAACGCCACGCCGCACCGTGGGTTGCCGCGTTACCGCGATGCGGAGGGCCGCATGGTGCATTACAGCCCCAACGAATTTTGGGCCACATTTGAGCAACGCGGCTTTGAACCTGTGCTGGTGCCGCACGGCATGGGCGCTGAACTGTTCATGCCCGGTGAGCGTCGCAAGTGTCGTAATTGCTGGATACAAATGTTTAACGGCTTTTACTACGCGCCGGAACTAGAAGACTACCACGGCCAATACGTCGAAGCCCGCTACGACATTTGGGACAGCAGCCGCATCTCGTGCTGGACGCTCGACGGCAGGCAGATATGCGAGGCCACACTTGAAGGCAACACCAGCCCGTACTTTGCGGAAAGCCGCGTCCAAGACGCCCGCGACAAGCGCGCCAAGGCGCAGGTCAAACGCATAGATGCCAAGCTTCAGCGCGTGGCCCCCGGTGCGGAAATAATCCTTCCCGACGTCTTGCGCCCCGCCTTGGCCGACAGCACACAACCCACAGTCATTGACATGTCTGCTGCCTGTGAGGCCGTGGCGGCCCCGGAAATGATAGAGGCAGACGCCCCCACGGCTCAAGCCGCGCGCCCCCTCTTTGCCAACACGTTTGACCGCTACCGCTGGCTGATGCGCAACCCCGCGCAGCAGACAACGGCAGACATTGAATTTCTGACCAATTACCGCAAGGGCGAGGAATACGCAGACATGCGTGACCTGCTCGACGTGGAAGGCATTGCTTAA
- a CDS encoding DUF1804 family protein: MAHDAKTRNAARAAYIYDMLPLTQVSTAHGVPLATLRSWKARALKAGDDWDKLRGAQALAGEGVEAIARQMVGDYVTMHKTLLETVMTSADIPAGKKVEALASLADSFNKMLAASKRVLPETGELAVALRVLRLLGEYVQREYPQHAHALLEVLEPFAAGLPQALGGAHG; the protein is encoded by the coding sequence ATGGCCCACGACGCTAAAACTCGCAACGCTGCCCGTGCGGCCTATATATATGACATGCTGCCGCTGACGCAGGTATCCACAGCCCACGGCGTGCCTCTGGCGACTCTCCGCAGCTGGAAGGCACGCGCCCTTAAAGCTGGAGACGATTGGGACAAGCTGCGCGGCGCGCAGGCGCTTGCAGGTGAGGGTGTGGAGGCCATAGCCCGGCAGATGGTGGGTGACTATGTTACCATGCACAAAACCCTGCTGGAAACAGTCATGACCTCCGCAGACATTCCTGCGGGCAAAAAAGTTGAAGCCCTTGCCAGCCTTGCAGACAGCTTCAATAAAATGCTTGCGGCCTCAAAGAGGGTGTTGCCAGAAACGGGCGAGCTTGCCGTGGCCCTGCGCGTGCTGCGCCTGCTGGGTGAGTACGTGCAGCGCGAATACCCGCAGCATGCCCATGCTCTGTTAGAGGTGCTGGAACCGTTTGCCGCAGGTTTGCCGCAGGCGCTTGGGGGCGCGCATGGCTAA
- a CDS encoding regulatory protein GemA: MRTQDSRAAAYRKGLIASVHIAAGDMGLDEDTYRNLLSSVTGRNSAGKCSVPQLKAVLAEMRNKGWQPRPRAGQSTAIPAALRPLHAKIAALCKSIERPLSYAEEIIKRQTRNSATLGTADRPQLTACVAALVCQQGREGE, translated from the coding sequence ATGAGGACGCAAGACAGCCGTGCCGCAGCGTACCGCAAAGGCTTGATTGCCAGTGTGCATATTGCCGCTGGTGACATGGGCCTTGACGAGGACACATACCGCAATCTGCTTTCATCTGTCACAGGGCGTAATAGCGCAGGCAAGTGCAGCGTGCCGCAGCTCAAGGCCGTGCTGGCCGAAATGCGCAACAAGGGCTGGCAGCCGCGCCCCAGGGCGGGACAATCTACGGCGATACCCGCAGCCCTGCGCCCGCTGCATGCCAAGATTGCGGCCCTGTGCAAAAGCATTGAGCGCCCCCTGTCCTACGCGGAAGAAATCATAAAACGTCAAACAAGAAATAGCGCCACGCTTGGCACTGCTGACCGCCCGCAACTCACAGCTTGCGTAGCGGCGCTGGTGTGTCAGCAAGGCCGGGAGGGAGAATAA